From a region of the Drosophila gunungcola strain Sukarami chromosome 2R unlocalized genomic scaffold, Dgunungcola_SK_2 000030F, whole genome shotgun sequence genome:
- the LOC128256805 gene encoding LOW QUALITY PROTEIN: cullin-4A (The sequence of the model RefSeq protein was modified relative to this genomic sequence to represent the inferred CDS: inserted 1 base in 1 codon), translating into MSAAKKYKPMDTTELHENTENIAACLKKAESVAAAGAAASSLGRSAFAAQNMNSASTNGERLPNFSKLSGSHGEIRTASTTSNLLNRVGAIHNSKPGDVKKIVIKNFKAKPTLPDNYSEDTYVKLEEAVIAIQLSKPIKYSLEELYQAVVNMCSHKMDAQLYSKLKELTEQHVKRNIKLKELTGGSMDKLILLEKINHWWLSFCQQMIMIRSIFLYMDRTYVLQNSSIHSIWDMGLDLFRIHFAQNSVVQKRTVDGLLTLIEKERQGSTVDRGLLKSLVRMLCDLQIYTSSFEEKFLDATNQLYKAESQRKMQELEVPEYLQHVNKRLAEENERLRHYLDSSTKHPLIYNVEKELLAEHLTSILQKGLDSLLEDNRLNDLTLLYGLLSRVKNGTSELCGNFNGFIKKKGRTIVIDPEKDKSMVQDLLDFKDKMDVIVRSCFEHNEKFTNSLREAFEFFINQRANKPAELIAKYVDMKLRSGNKGTTDEELEKTLDKIMVLFRFIHGKDVFEAFYKKDLAKRLLVGKSASVDSEKSMLSKLKQECGGGFTSKLEGMFKDMELSRDINIAFRGHALSNNRDVHNLDLCVSILTMGYWPTYAPTEVTMPPQFINPQQXFNKFYLEKHSGRKLQWQPTLGNCMLRAQFDAGPKELLVSLFQALVLLLFNDKPILSYEEILAATLIEDGELRRTLQSLACGRARVITKTPKGREILDGDQFDFNNEFTNKLFRIKINQIQMKETNEEQKATEERVFQDRQYQIDAAIVRIMKMRKTLSHNLLITELFNQLTFPVKPADLKKRIESLIDRDYMERDKDNQNQYNYVA; encoded by the exons ATGAGTGCTGCCAAGAAGTACAAGCCCATGGACACAACTGAGCTACACGAGAACACCGAGAATATCGCCGCGTGCCTGAAGAAGGCCGAATCCGTTGCTGCCGCCGGTGCAGCCGCCTCGAGCCTGGGCCGCAGTGCCTTTGCTGCCCAAAACATGAACTCCGCGTCCACCAACGGCGAACGCCTGCCAAACTTCTCCAAGCTAAGCGGCAGCCATGGCGAGATTCGCACGGCTTCAACTACCTCAAACCTCCTCAATCGCGTGGGGGCCATACACAACAGCAAGCCCGGCGATGTCAAGAAGATAGTGATTAAGAACTTCAAGG CTAAGCCCACACTGCCCGATAACTACTCCGAGGACACGTACGTGAAGCTCGAGGAGGCTGTTATCGCCATCCAACTGTCAAAGCCCATTAAATATTCGCTGGAAGAGCTCTACCAGGCGGTGGTGAACATGTGCAGTCACAAAATGGATGCACAGTTGTACTCAAAACTCAAGGAGCTGACGGAGCAGCATGTGAAGCGTAATATAAAGCTCAAGGAGCTCACCGGCGGCAGCATGGACAAACTG ATCCTGCTGGAGAAGATCAACCACTGGTGGCTCTCGTTCTGCCAGCAGATGATCATGATTCGCAGCATATTCCTCTACATGGACCGGACCTATGTGCTGCAGAACTCGTCCATTCACTCGATTTGGGACATGGGGCTGGACCTTTTTCGCATCCATTTTGCTCAGAACAGCGTCGTCCAGAAGCGGACCGTCGACGGTTTACTAACACTGATAGAAAAGGAACGACAGGGTTCCACTGTGGATCGCGGTCTGCTGAAGAGTTTGGTCCGCATGCTGTGCGATCTGCAAATCTACACAAGCTCCTTTGAGGAGAAGTTCCTCGATGCAACCAACCAATTGTACAAGGCTGAGAGTCAACGCAAGATGCAGGAACTGGAGGTGCCCGAGTACTTACAGCACGTCAACAAGCGCTTGGCCGAGGAGAACGAGCGCTTGCGACACTATCTGGACTCTAGCACAAA ACATCCGCTGATATATAATGTGGAAAAAGAATTGCTCGCGGAGCATCTAACATCAATATTGCAGAAGGGCTTGGATTCGTTGTTGGAAGACAACAGACTGAACGACCTCACACTCTTATACGGGCTGCTTAGCCGAGTCAAAAATGGAACTTCTGAACTGTGCGGCAACTTCAACGGTTTCATTAAG AAAAAGGGACGCACCATTGTCATCGATCCTGAGAAGGACAAGAGTATGGTCCAAGATTTGCTCGATTTCAAGGATAAAATGGATGTGATCGTTCGCAGCTGCTTCGAGCACAATGAGAAATTTACCAACTCCTTGCGAGAGGCCTTCGAGTTCTTTATTAATCAGCGTGCCAACAAACCGGCCGAGCTCATTG CCAAATACGTAGACATGAAACTGCGATCTGGCAACAAGGGAACCACCGATGAAGAATTGGAGAAGACTTTGGACAAAATCATGGTCCTGTTTCGATTTATTCATGGCAAGGATGTCTTTGAGGCGTTTTACAAAAAG GACTTGGCCAAACGGTTGCTGGTGGGGAAATCGGCCTCAGTGGATTCTGAAAAGAGTATGCTGTCCAAGTTAAAACAGGAGTGCGGAGGAGGATTTACGTCCAAGCTGGAAGGCATGTTCAAGGACATGGAGTTGAGCCGGGATATCAACATAGCGTTCCGCGGACACGCGTTGAGCAACAACCGCGATGTTCACAACTTGGACTTGTGCGTTAGCATTCTGACAATGGGCTACTGGCCAACATATGCGCCCACGGAAGTCACAATGCCGCCACAGTTCATCAATCCGCAGC attttaataagttttatcTGGAAAAGCACAGTGGGCGGAAGTTGCAGTGGCAGCCAACGCTGGGGAACTGCATGCTACGTGCGCAATTTGATGCG GGTCCGAAAGAACTATTGGTCTCGCTGTTTCAAGCGctcgtgctgctgctgttcaaCGACAAGCCCATTTTAAGTTACGAGGAGATTTTGGCCGCCACCCTCATTGAGGATGGTGAGTTGCGGCGAACGCTTCAGTCCCTTGCTTGTGGTCGCGCCCGCGTCATAACGAAAACACCGAAAGGTCGCGAAATTTTGGATGGCGATCAGTTCGACTTTAACAATGAGTTCACAAACAAATTGTTCAGAATCAAGATCAACCAAATACAGATGAAGGAGACG AATGAGGAGCAAAAGGCGACGGAGGAGCGTGTTTTCCAGGATCGACAGTATCAAATAGACGCGGCTATTGTGCGTATCATGAAAATGAGAAAAACGCTTAGCCACAATCTACTCATCACAGAGCTGTTCAACCAGCTCACCTTCCCCGTCAAG CCCGCTGACTTAAAAAAACGCATCGAGTCGCTTATCGATCGCGACTACATGGAGCGGGATAAGGATAATCAAAACCAATACAACTATGTGGCATAA
- the LOC128256811 gene encoding potassium channel subfamily K member 16 isoform X1: MSSRRSSFRRREKPAFERFKDHCRHFTAFMFSNVGIILLVTFYIIGGAFIFQGIEIFEYEKLKSAKPHRFIARNFSGECLTRIWEITAENISFFDHHAYRRRVNDVLLDYQRAIVKKQLRGPDVEQWSFSGAFLYSLTVITTIGYGNITPQSEWGKLVTILYAIIGMPLFLLYLSNIGDVLAKSFKWIYSKVCLCRICPGVAKRRIIRERRKMRQLARALQMHDMENARGSSSYTSTSSTTTSNSSSSDYTRSSRQSSSLVDIPYSDSDSDIEREIRGSTDEITVPVTVCIFVMVGYILWGALLFGRWEDWNYLDGSYFCLISLSSIGFGDLVPGDRVITADKDKVEVSFILCAIYLLLGMAVIAMCFNLMQVNGTLVDHYFHSNANSLFQEQVVHNIRAIKRGFKACFRCRSS; this comes from the exons ATGTCCTCGCGACGGAGCTCCTTTCGCCGGCGAGAGAAGCCGGCCTTCGAGCGCTTCAAGGACCATTGCCGCCACTTCACGGCCTTCATGTTCAGCAACGTGGGCATCATTCTGCTGGTCACATTCTACATAATCGGCGGAGCGTTCATATTCCAGGGCATCGAGATATTCGAGTACGAAAAGCTCAAGTCGGCGAAACCCCATCGGTTCATCGCCAGGAACTTTAGCGGGGAGTGTCTGACGCGTATTTGGGAGATTACGGCTGAGAACATAAGCTTCTTTGACCACCATGCCTACAGGAGGCG GGTTAACGATGTGCTGCTGGATTACCAGCGGGCCATAGTAAAGAAACAGCTCAGGGGACCCGACGTGGAGCAGTGGAGCTTCTCCGGCGCCTTCCTCTACTCGCTGACTGTGATCACGACGATCGGATATGGGAACATTACGCCCCAATCCGAGTGGGGCAAGCTGGTGACCATTCTCTATGCGATTATTGGCATGCCACTGTTCCTGCTCTACCTGTCCAACATTGGCGATGTCCTGGCCAAGTCCTTCAAGTGGATATACTCCAAGGTTTGCCTGTGTCGCATATGTCCCGGTGTGGCCAAGCGACGAATCATCCGTGAGAGGCGAAAAATGAGACAATTGGCCAGAGCG CTGCAAATGCACGACATGGAGAACGCCCGGGGCAGCAGCAGTtacaccagcaccagcagcaccaccacctccaacagcagcagtagcgACTATACCAGGAGCTCCCGGCAGAGTTCCAGCCTGGTGGATATTCCGTACAGTGACTCCGACTCGGATATTGAGCGGGAAATACGAGGCAGCACGGACGAGATTACAGTTCCAGTCACCGTCTGCATATTTGTCATGGTCGG ATACATACTCTGGGGTGCCCTGCTCTTCGGGCGCTGGGAGGACTGGAACTATCTGGATGGCAGCTACTTCTGTCTCATATCGCTTAGCAGCATTGGATTCGGGGATCTAGTGCCAGGTGATCGTGTG ATAACCGCCGATAAAGATAAAGTGGAGGTCAGCTTTATTCTCTGCGCCATTTATCTGCTGCTTGGCATGGCCGTGATTGCCATGTGCTTCAATCTGATGCAGGTAAATGGGACATTAGTTGACCACTACTTTCATTCTAATGCAAACTCTCTCTTCCAGGAGCAGGTCGTCCACAATATACGGGCTATTAAGCGGGGATTCAAGGCCTGCTTTCGGTGTCGCAGCTCTTAA
- the LOC128256807 gene encoding calcium permeable stress-gated cation channel 1, whose product MNFSQVSHLRAMSEISNISYCQAVANRTSFFTTAYNGIPETLILNTIFWVLLILLFTTLRHQAGDFGRLALVNSHGSKKRWTEIFYSRAASVVDPQPSTSAQVSPRPSSASQGIADSTPLSPIQPEEGIFGWIKVTLKLRKETILLHTGPDAVHYLSFQQHLMAVMALVTIVSLVIILPVNFLNGPKENPYDVNAFGRTTMANLSPDSPWLWVHTIVTILYIPLVVLIMRRASGRNAFKKAATRTIMISNISSSDRNKTVVRNYMQELFPDVTIENVSIAYNISRLYVRNAEFERVHDARLYCEHHRNRDTLMAKPDLCSCKKENAYEFYQREERKLSGDVARLRASTMNEPLDIAFITVSTVQEAQNIVTHFTPGTYRQWHLVFAPSPDDLFWENLNVNKSHWYLKFFCVNAVLFVLLFFLSTPAMVVSLLNSRPWIKETEGKISPLVADFLPTLMLWTLSALMPVIVAISDKWMRHYTRSKQNYSIMTKCFGYLLMMILVLPSLGLTSAQALLEWGFTNETDRWQCIFLPDRGSFYVNYIITAAFIGTALELLRFPELIVYIWSLLTAKSKAETPYIRKAILIEFPFGTHYAWTTLVFSIAIVYSVACPLIMPFAMIYICLKHFVDRHNLYFAYGPSNMISRKGGKIHSTAVTMTKFSVVILVLVMAMICYFRGDDGMARFLLLIISLAITLVLFTFMSPIKRCAATRRPSIVEIAGPAPIYVPDVLKDNVVRTSSVRPSVAGFGGYGSDSVSEYDSSQYSVEA is encoded by the exons ATGAATTTCAGCCAAG TGAGTCACCTGCGGGCCATGTCGGAAATTAGTAACATTTCCTACTGCCAGGCGGTGGCCAATCGCACCTCGTTCTTCACCACCGCCTACAATGGCATACCGGAGACCCTGATACTGAACACCATCTTCTGGGTCCTGCTCATCCTCTTGTTTACGACTCTGCGACACCAGGCCGGTGATTTTGGACGCCTGGCCCTGGTCAACAGCCATGGGAGTAAAAAGCGCTGGACGGAGATCTTCTATTCGCGGGCCGCCAGTGTGGTGGATCCGCAGCCGAGCACCTCCGCGCAGGTGTCGCCCAGGCCAAGTTCCGCCTCCCAGGGGATCGCCGACTCCACACCCTTGTCGCCTATTCAGCCGGAGGAGGGTATATTCGGCTGGATCAAGGTCACGCTGAAGCTGCGCAAGGAGACAATTCTGCTGCACACTGGACCGGATGCCGTGCACTACCTGTCCTTTCAGCAGCACCTGATGGCCGTCATGGCTCTGGTCACCATCGTCTCGCTGGTCATCATTCTGCCCGTGAACTTCTTGAACGGGCCCAAGGAAAACCCCTACGATGTAAATGCCTTTGGCCGCACCACGATGGCCAACCTATCGCCGGACTCACCCTGGCTTTGGGTGCACACGATCGTCACAATTCTCTACATACCGCTTGTGGTGCTCATCATGCGGCGAGCCTCGGGACGGAATGCTTTTAAGAAGGCCGCCACGCGCACCATTATGATATCGAACATCTCGTCCAGCGATCGTAACAAAACTGTGGTGCGGAACTACATGCAGGAACTCTTCCCGGACGTCACCATCGAGAATGTCTCAATCGCCTACAACATTTCACGGCTCTATGTAAGGAACGCGGAGTTCGAGCGAGTTCACGATGCCCGTTTGTACTGCGAACATCACCGGAACCGGGATACCCTGATG GCCAAGCCAGACTTGTGTTCCTGCAAGAAGGAGAACGCCTACGAGTTCTATCAGCGGGAGGAGCGAAAGCTATCCGGAGATGTGGCCCGCCTGCGTGCCTCCACGATGAACGAGCCCCTGGACATTGCCTTTATCACCGTGTCCACTGTGCAGGAGGCGCAGAATATTGTCACCCACTTCACACCCGGCACCTACCGCCAATGGCATTTGGTTTTCGCCCCATCGCCGGACGACCTCTTTTGGGAGAACCTAAACGTGAACAAGAGCCACTGGTACTTGAAGTTCTTCTGCGTGAACGCGGTGCTCTTTGTTTTGCTGTTCTTTCTGTCCACTCCCGCCATGGTGGTAAGCCTTCTGAACAGCCGGCCTTGGATAAAGGAAACGGAGGGCAAGATCTCACCGCTTGTTGCTGACTTCCTGCCCACTCTGATGCTCTGGACCCTGTCGGCACTGATGCCTGTCATTGTGGCCATTTCGGACAAATGGATGCGTCACTACACACGCTCCAAGCAAAACTATTCGATCATGACGAAGTGCTTTGGCTATTTGCTAATGATGATCCTTGTTCTGCCGTCTCTGGGATTGACCTCGGCACAAGCGCTGCTGGAGTGGGGATTCACGAATGAGACTGATCGCTGGCAGTGCATCTTCCTGCCGGACCGTGGCTCCTTCTACGTAAACTACATCATTACGGCTGCGTTCATTGGTACTGCATTGGAGCTGTTGCGCTTCCCGGAGCTCATTGTCTACATCTGGTCATTGCTGACGGCCAAGTCCAAGGCCGAGACACCGTACATCCGCAAGGCGATCCTAATCGAGTTTCCCTTTGGGACACACTATGCCTGGACAACGCTCGTGTTTTCCATAGCCATTGTGTACAGCGTGGCCTGCCCCCTGATCATGCCCTTCGCCATGATCTACATCTGCCTGAAACACTTTGTGGACCGCCACAACCTCTACTTTGCCTACGGACCATCGAACATGATCTCACGCAAGGGTGGCAAGATCCACTCGACGGCCGTCACGATGACCAAGTTCTCGGTCGTGATCCTGGTTCTGGTCATGGCCATGATATGCTACTTCCGCGGCGACGACGGCATGGCGCGCTTCCTGCTGCTTATTATCAGTCTGGCCATCACCCTGGTCCTGTTCACCTTCATGTCACCGATTAAACGCTGTGCGGCGACACGACGACCCAGTATTGTGGAGATTGCCGGTCCGGCGCCCATCTACGTGCCCGATGTGCTGAAAGATAATGTGGTTAGGACCAGCAGCGTGCGACCCTCGGTGGCCGGATTCGGGGGCTATGGCTCGGACAGCGTGTCCGAGTACGACAGCTCCCAGTACAGCGTGGAGGCGTAA
- the LOC128256810 gene encoding LOW QUALITY PROTEIN: solute carrier family 2, facilitated glucose transporter member 7-like (The sequence of the model RefSeq protein was modified relative to this genomic sequence to represent the inferred CDS: deleted 1 base in 1 codon), whose product MVVVMHVTPPRVKGWTPLLLLICLTVTLGTTVPVGYFFGVLNAPAEIIKKWCQDILASEYDTIVTAGQLDILWTSIVSIYLIGGICGSCFSALLSDKYGRKGCLLISGVLLVISGILFKWCRAAKSLEMLMTGRFLGGIASALIFTAQPMYLLELAPSELSGSVGVFTCIGVTGGILLAQVFTLTHLLGNERLWPYALSAYSLLVMALLLLLWWFPESPRWLFLHKRDSAASERALLRVRGKNTEEEVQQELLEMRDTLEAKASSEASSLCSVLGDRELWLPLLLVCSFQATQQLSGVNAIFFYSLSILTGAGFSAGAATWLNLGIGGFNLGTSLLGPLLIRRFPRRPLMMISCSTCALALLAMSLGLFFLERSESTVLTYFCAAFILTFILGFQLGLGPIAYFIGSELLEDSPRPVAMSMGSLFSWIGNFLVGICFPLLQSVWSSFAFIPCMCVCLYCLLLTWRFLPETRGNEPKDVKPLMSQGLRSKRK is encoded by the exons ATGGTTGTTGTAATG CATGTGACCCCGCCAAGGGTCAAAGGCTGGACCCCGCTCCTGCTGCTCATCTGCCTCACCGTAACGCTGGGCACCACGGTTCCGGTGGGCTACTTCTTCGGCGTGCTCAACGCCCCAGCAGAGATTATCAAGAAGTGGTGCCAGGACATCCTGGCGAGCGAATACGACACCATCGTCACTGCCGGCCAACTGGACATCCTCTGGACGAGCATTGTGTCCATCTACCTGATTGGCGGCATCTGCGGATCCTGCTTCAGCGCGCTGCTTAGCGACAAATATGGCCG TAAGGGTTGTCTGCTGATCAGCGGCGTGCTGCTCGTGATCTCTGGCATCCTCTTCAAGTGGTGCCGTGCAGCCAAATCCCTGGAGATGCTGATGACGGGTCGCTTTCTGGGCGGAATTGCCTCCGCACTGATCTTTACCGCCCAACCCATGTACCTGCTGGAGCTGGCTCCTTCGGAGCTCAGTGGCAGCGTAGGAGTGTTCACGTGCATCGGTGTCACGGGTGGCATCCTGCTCGCCCAGGTGTTCACTCTGACCCACCTGCTGGGCAACGAGCGACTGTGGCCCTATGCCCTCAGTGCCTATAGCCTGTTGGTGATGGCCTTGTTGCTGCTCCTGTGGTGGTTTCCCGAGAGTCCTCGGTGGCTCTTCCTGCACAAACGGGATTCAGCAGCCAGCGAACGGGCTTTGCTTCGTGTGCGTGGCAAGAACACAGAGGAGGAAGTGCAGCAGGAGCTGCTCGAGATGAGGGACACTCTGGAGGCCAAGGCCAGCTCCGAGGCCAGCTCTTTGTGCTCGGTGCTGGGAGACAGGGAACTGTGGCTGCCACTCCTGTTGGTCTGCTCCTTTCAGGCAACCCAGCAACTGAGTGGCGTCAATGCT ATATTTTTCTACTCGCTGTCCATTCTGACAGGTGCGGGCTTCTCGGCAGGCGCTGCCACTTGGCTGAACCTGGGGATCGGAGGCTTCAATCTGGGCACCTCGCTCCTGGGACCGCTGCTGATTCGCAGGTTTCCACGTCGCCCTCTGATGATGATCTCCTGCTCCACATGTGCTCTGGCCCTGCTGGCCATGTCCTTAGGACTCTTTTTTCTGGAGAGATCCGAGAGCACGGTGCTCACTTACTTCTGTGCCGCCTTCATTCTCACTTTTATTCTGGGATTCCAGCTGGGACTGGGTCCCATTGCCTACTTCATTGGCTCAG AGCTACTAGAGGACTCGCCTCGCCCCGTGGCCATGTCGATGGGCAGTCTCTTCTCGTGGATTGGCAACTTCCTCGTGGGCATA TGCTTCCCCCTGCTCCAGAGTGTCTGGAGCTCGTTCGCCTTCATCCCGTGCATGTGCGTGTGCCTCTACTGCCTGCTCCTCACCTGGCGATTCCTGCCGGAGACACGTGGTAACGAACCCAAGGATGTCAAGCCCCTGATGAGCCAAGGTCTTCGCTCCAAGCGGAAGTGA
- the LOC128256811 gene encoding potassium channel subfamily K member 16 isoform X2, with the protein MSSRRSSFRRREKPAFERFKDHCRHFTAFMFSNVGIILLVTFYIIGGAFIFQGIEIFEYEKLKSAKPHRFIARNFSGECLTRIWEITAENISFFDHHAYRRRVNDVLLDYQRAIVKKQLRGPDVEQWSFSGAFLYSLTVITTIGYGNITPQSEWGKLVTILYAIIGMPLFLLYLSNIGDVLAKSFKWIYSKVCLCRICPGVAKRRIIRERRKMRQLARALQMHDMENARGSSSYTSTSSTTTSNSSSSDYTRSSRQSSSLVDIPYSDSDSDIEREIRGSTDEITVPVTVCIFVMVGYILWGALLFGRWEDWNYLDGSYFCLISLSSIGFGDLVPGDRVITADKDKVEVSFILCAIYLLLGMAVIAMCFNLMQEQVVHNIRAIKRGFKACFRCRSS; encoded by the exons ATGTCCTCGCGACGGAGCTCCTTTCGCCGGCGAGAGAAGCCGGCCTTCGAGCGCTTCAAGGACCATTGCCGCCACTTCACGGCCTTCATGTTCAGCAACGTGGGCATCATTCTGCTGGTCACATTCTACATAATCGGCGGAGCGTTCATATTCCAGGGCATCGAGATATTCGAGTACGAAAAGCTCAAGTCGGCGAAACCCCATCGGTTCATCGCCAGGAACTTTAGCGGGGAGTGTCTGACGCGTATTTGGGAGATTACGGCTGAGAACATAAGCTTCTTTGACCACCATGCCTACAGGAGGCG GGTTAACGATGTGCTGCTGGATTACCAGCGGGCCATAGTAAAGAAACAGCTCAGGGGACCCGACGTGGAGCAGTGGAGCTTCTCCGGCGCCTTCCTCTACTCGCTGACTGTGATCACGACGATCGGATATGGGAACATTACGCCCCAATCCGAGTGGGGCAAGCTGGTGACCATTCTCTATGCGATTATTGGCATGCCACTGTTCCTGCTCTACCTGTCCAACATTGGCGATGTCCTGGCCAAGTCCTTCAAGTGGATATACTCCAAGGTTTGCCTGTGTCGCATATGTCCCGGTGTGGCCAAGCGACGAATCATCCGTGAGAGGCGAAAAATGAGACAATTGGCCAGAGCG CTGCAAATGCACGACATGGAGAACGCCCGGGGCAGCAGCAGTtacaccagcaccagcagcaccaccacctccaacagcagcagtagcgACTATACCAGGAGCTCCCGGCAGAGTTCCAGCCTGGTGGATATTCCGTACAGTGACTCCGACTCGGATATTGAGCGGGAAATACGAGGCAGCACGGACGAGATTACAGTTCCAGTCACCGTCTGCATATTTGTCATGGTCGG ATACATACTCTGGGGTGCCCTGCTCTTCGGGCGCTGGGAGGACTGGAACTATCTGGATGGCAGCTACTTCTGTCTCATATCGCTTAGCAGCATTGGATTCGGGGATCTAGTGCCAGGTGATCGTGTG ATAACCGCCGATAAAGATAAAGTGGAGGTCAGCTTTATTCTCTGCGCCATTTATCTGCTGCTTGGCATGGCCGTGATTGCCATGTGCTTCAATCTGATGCAG GAGCAGGTCGTCCACAATATACGGGCTATTAAGCGGGGATTCAAGGCCTGCTTTCGGTGTCGCAGCTCTTAA
- the LOC128256821 gene encoding LOW QUALITY PROTEIN: uncharacterized protein LOC128256821 (The sequence of the model RefSeq protein was modified relative to this genomic sequence to represent the inferred CDS: deleted 1 base in 1 codon) has protein sequence MSKKQHYSSCYLSLHFADKVNFVQALAFVLPIQILNMQPQSAPPKELNFKIQLLSGKNVALVDCPGYESELFMPQIVGGRITFQNILPDRRCCAESRMLSDHLQGDLSTMTTTVKSPLRCSFPEGNSSTPLAKSTPSSTSSLRTRAGKENVLPSDLTPQGQRAFQRTSFDEMAMDVDLCQEQIYTSLRLPSPEPQPPAESLSMSQNFASYNQVTVSPHITVPVIHNYTPKLAPIRTYTRKKAGTVSKAKPSPPTWSPLQKKKTNSTVSSTKVPNPTMKLEVRKRRLILDPKTTLAAYDPTKVEPVIITKKKIIRKQVTGKTRKQFEALKVTAFDLLTNPSVGHMTQHLNKQFQESCVNKVTTTVPNYAEIAVASTLIMDRQVKSLVAAQKRMEQLSQRPKCRISRKSKVV, from the exons atgtcaaaaaaacaacactATAGTTCTTGTTACTTATCTCTGCATTTCGCAGATAAGGTCAATTTTGTTCAAGCACTTGCATTTGTGTTACCCATCCAAATCTTAAACATGCAACCCCAATCCGCACCCCCAAAGGAATTGAACTTCAAGATCCAGCTGCTTTCCGGCAAGAATGTTGCCTTGGTGGATTGTCCGGGCTACGAGAGCGAGCTGTTCATGCCTCAAATCGTCGGTGGACGGATCACCTTCCAAAACATCCTCCCAGACCGAAGGTGTTGTGCCGAGAGCAGAATGCTATCGGATCACTTGCAGGGGGATTTGTCCACGATGACTACGACAGTGAAGAGCCCCCTGCGGTGCTCCTTTCCCGAAGGTAACTCTTCAACGCCGCTGGCCAAAAGCACTCCGTCGAGTACGTCCTCGCTAAGAACTCGGGCTGGCAAGGAGAACGTCCTGCCGTCCGACCTGACGCCACAAGGACAACGAGCCTTTCAGCGGACTTCCTTCGA TGAGATGGCAATGGATGTGGATCTCTGCCAGGAGCAGATCTACACGAGCCTGCGCCTGCCTTCTCCCGAACCTCAGCCACCAGCTGAAAGCCTCTCTATGTCCCAAAATTTTGCCAGCTACAACCAGGTCACTGTTTCACCACATATAACGGTACCGGTAATCCACAACTACACTCCCAAGTTGGCGCCCATACGGACATACACTCGCAAAAAGGCGGGCACCGTCAGCAAAGCAAAGCCGTCACCACCCACCTGGTCACCTCTCCAAAAGAAGAAAACGAACTCGACGGTATCCTCCACCAAGGTTCCCAATCCCACCATGAAGTTGGAGGTGCGCAAGCGCAGACTGATCTTGGACCCCAAGACGACCTTGGCCGCCTATGATCCCACCAAGGTAGAGCCCGTGATCATCACAAAGAAGAAGATCATCCGGAAACAGGTGACGGGCAAGACACGCAAGCAATTCGAAGCCCTGAAGGTCACAGCGTTTGACCTGCTGACCAATCCGTCTGTGGGGCACATGACCCAGCATCTTAACAAACAATTCCAGGAGTCCTGTGTGAACAAGGTGACCACCACGGTGCCCAACTACGCAGAGATTGCAGTCGCCTCAACACTAATAATGGATCGACAGGTGAAGTCGCTGGTGGCCGCTCAAAAGAGGATGGAGCAGTTGAGCCAGAGACCGAAATGTCGTATTTCGCGCAAGAGCAAGGTGGTCTAG